From one Paenibacillus terrae HPL-003 genomic stretch:
- a CDS encoding O-methyltransferase, with protein MEITPNMTPEQYVDQLVQEDEALRGIREAIVGEGMPEVSVAHPYGKLLTFLVEVSGAQQVLEIGALGGYSGLCLARGLGEKGRIVSLELKEAYAELAHRHLEENGYGDRAEYRIGPAADSLKALQEEGRTFDFFFIDADKENYPVYLEYAIALANPGAIIAGDNCFLRGRTLNTDKNGPAVQAVRRFNETIATDPRLVSTLLPAYDGLALARVK; from the coding sequence GTGGAAATTACACCAAATATGACGCCTGAACAATATGTAGACCAACTGGTACAGGAGGATGAAGCGCTCCGCGGCATTAGGGAGGCCATTGTTGGAGAGGGAATGCCTGAGGTATCGGTGGCTCATCCTTACGGGAAGCTGCTGACCTTTCTGGTTGAGGTATCCGGTGCACAGCAGGTACTGGAGATTGGCGCATTAGGCGGATACAGCGGATTATGTCTGGCTCGTGGGCTCGGAGAAAAGGGACGCATTGTGTCACTGGAACTGAAAGAAGCGTACGCAGAGCTGGCACATCGACATTTGGAGGAAAACGGCTACGGTGACCGTGCCGAATATCGTATCGGTCCCGCAGCGGACAGCCTGAAGGCGCTTCAGGAAGAAGGGAGAACCTTCGATTTTTTCTTCATTGATGCGGATAAGGAAAATTACCCGGTGTATCTGGAATATGCGATTGCTCTGGCGAATCCAGGTGCCATTATTGCGGGAGATAACTGTTTCCTTCGTGGACGGACGCTGAATACGGACAAGAACGGTCCTGCTGTGCAGGCCGTGAGACGCTTTAACGAAACGATAGCTACGGACCCACGGCTGGTTAGTACGCTTTTGCCAGCCTATGACGGATTGGCGTTGGCACGAGTAAAATAG
- a CDS encoding LTA synthase family protein — protein MLVIRTAGANRTGNMFSRILLSRYFGFGLFFVLMIGKLVLIHKNLHAQNIDMNLLDYVIAIGSLLLVSFWTLWLSRRGRLVALVVLDILLTALIYSDMVYYRYFQDFITIPVLLQAGQVDSLGGSIASLMYWWDLLFFADWILFIPYVMFVASLRRRYVTSDPYIETSRGSFTKRFLLRFSKGALAFLIGYMFTFGPIKYYTSTWATGIFVGNWWSMALYNVTGLIGFHGYDIYRYSQDHLGPQPTLAQAESDKDKEWFNQHQKLLQVKNDLSGKYKGKNVMVIQAEAYMNFFIGKQINGQAITPNFDKLTKESMYFNNYYHQTAQGRTSDADFSTHASLHPLPTGSVFIRYADHKFDTLPSILKDTGYSPNAFHVYDSSFWNRYTMYKAMNYDKFYSKKDFEIDEPLGWSLGDKSFFRQTLNDLTTEVKQPFYAYMVGISSHHPYNLPPDAVDLDVGEFEGTMFGDYLKSVHYVDEALGELVDQMKKDGLWDNTILMFYGDHDNSIKDKALYEKFLGKPLTDLDMQKIMNQVPLLVHLPDGSHAGTYTEPAGQLDLTPSVMHLLGISTKPYHFMGNDLFSGKPRMVVLRTGAFTDGRVYYIPSEDGTFSKGTCYNLTTGQPTDVNACGPGYTEALNRLNISDQVITYDLIREWEPTIKEVNAAPANSK, from the coding sequence GTGTTGGTTATTCGCACGGCCGGTGCAAATCGCACTGGAAACATGTTCAGCAGAATACTGCTGTCCCGATATTTCGGGTTTGGTCTGTTTTTTGTACTTATGATTGGCAAGCTCGTTCTGATCCACAAAAACCTGCATGCCCAAAATATTGACATGAATCTGTTGGATTATGTCATCGCTATCGGTTCGCTCTTGCTTGTGAGTTTTTGGACCTTATGGCTGTCACGGCGCGGACGTTTGGTCGCTCTTGTCGTGCTCGATATTTTGCTTACCGCTCTCATTTATTCTGACATGGTTTATTATCGGTATTTTCAGGATTTCATTACGATTCCCGTCTTGCTTCAAGCCGGACAAGTTGATTCCTTGGGTGGAAGTATCGCATCTCTGATGTACTGGTGGGATCTTTTATTTTTTGCAGACTGGATTCTGTTCATTCCGTATGTGATGTTCGTAGCTTCCTTACGGCGTCGGTATGTAACGAGTGATCCTTACATCGAAACGTCCCGGGGCTCATTCACTAAAAGATTTCTGCTTCGCTTCTCCAAAGGCGCGCTGGCGTTCCTGATCGGCTACATGTTCACCTTTGGACCGATTAAATATTATACGTCCACGTGGGCAACCGGCATATTCGTCGGGAACTGGTGGTCGATGGCCTTGTACAATGTAACCGGACTGATCGGATTTCACGGGTACGACATTTACCGCTATAGTCAGGACCATCTGGGACCCCAGCCTACGCTGGCTCAGGCGGAGTCCGATAAGGATAAGGAATGGTTTAATCAGCATCAAAAGCTGCTCCAGGTGAAAAATGACCTATCCGGGAAGTATAAAGGCAAAAATGTGATGGTCATTCAAGCTGAAGCGTATATGAACTTTTTTATCGGCAAACAAATCAACGGTCAGGCCATTACGCCTAACTTTGACAAACTGACGAAGGAAAGCATGTATTTTAACAATTATTATCACCAGACTGCGCAAGGTCGTACTTCAGACGCGGATTTCTCTACACATGCTTCTCTGCATCCGCTCCCTACAGGCTCGGTATTCATCCGTTACGCGGACCATAAATTCGATACGTTGCCTTCTATTCTAAAAGATACTGGCTACAGCCCTAATGCATTTCACGTATACGACAGCAGCTTCTGGAATCGCTACACAATGTATAAGGCAATGAACTATGACAAGTTCTACAGTAAAAAAGATTTTGAAATAGATGAGCCACTGGGCTGGTCACTGGGAGACAAATCCTTTTTCCGTCAAACGCTCAATGATCTCACCACTGAGGTCAAACAGCCGTTCTACGCCTATATGGTCGGAATTTCGAGCCACCACCCGTACAATCTGCCACCAGACGCCGTGGATTTGGACGTTGGTGAGTTTGAAGGGACCATGTTCGGAGACTATTTGAAATCCGTCCATTATGTGGACGAAGCACTAGGCGAGCTGGTCGATCAGATGAAGAAAGACGGATTGTGGGATAATACGATCCTTATGTTCTACGGGGATCACGACAATTCTATTAAAGATAAGGCACTGTATGAGAAATTTTTGGGTAAACCACTCACAGACCTCGACATGCAGAAAATCATGAACCAGGTGCCGCTGCTAGTGCATCTTCCCGATGGAAGCCACGCGGGAACTTACACTGAACCGGCAGGACAGCTTGATCTGACACCTTCGGTGATGCATCTGCTTGGCATTTCAACGAAACCATATCACTTTATGGGTAATGATCTGTTCAGCGGGAAGCCTCGTATGGTCGTGCTGCGCACTGGCGCTTTCACTGATGGTCGTGTGTACTACATTCCATCTGAGGATGGCACGTTCTCCAAAGGAACTTGTTACAACCTCACCACAGGCCAGCCTACGGATGTGAACGCCTGCGGACCGGGGTATACCGAAGCTCTTAATCGGTTGAACATTTCCGATCAAGTCATCACATATGATCTTATTCGCGAATGGGAACCAACAATTAAAGAAGTGAATGCGGCACCTGCCAACTCGAAGTAG
- a CDS encoding M14 family metallopeptidase, protein MREYIVQKGDTLHRVASAFKLSTDTLMADNPWTAAQPYLICGQVLYIRPSMDRKYVIQPAEHARQIAKQFGIKLDELRQANPELAEHDFVEGKKIIIPENHQNQIVRLRGEYGYEDLREDLAALAQRYPFIEVGSIGTSVMGKDIPYVRIGWGPLKIHANASVHANEWLTTPCLLRFVERYAQGVYSTNGDKGGEHHDKREGQSEAPPWIYRVSPQTWLYRTSLWVVPMVNPDGVELVQQGVLPSHPLYHDLRKWNEGRADYRGWKANIRGVDLNDQFPAYWEEEVRRRGKTSPSRRDYAGPAPLSEPEAKALVDLTEREQFDMVLSIHSQGQEIYWNYRDLEPKESRDWASRLAAATGYRAVKLGGSDAGYKDWFIQQFGKPGFTVEVGLGVNPLPMRDYDDIAAEVGMLMAAVLSW, encoded by the coding sequence ATGAGGGAATATATCGTACAAAAAGGAGATACTTTGCACCGGGTCGCCTCGGCTTTTAAATTATCCACAGATACATTGATGGCAGACAATCCATGGACTGCCGCGCAACCTTATCTGATTTGTGGTCAAGTGCTGTACATTCGTCCGTCAATGGATCGTAAATACGTTATTCAGCCCGCTGAGCATGCCAGACAGATTGCCAAGCAGTTTGGTATAAAGCTTGATGAGCTGCGGCAGGCCAATCCCGAACTTGCAGAGCATGATTTTGTGGAAGGAAAAAAAATTATTATACCTGAAAACCATCAGAATCAGATTGTACGCTTGCGTGGAGAGTATGGGTACGAGGACTTGAGAGAAGATCTTGCGGCCCTGGCTCAAAGGTATCCGTTTATTGAAGTAGGCAGCATCGGCACCAGTGTTATGGGGAAGGATATCCCCTATGTACGCATTGGATGGGGACCGCTGAAAATTCACGCCAACGCCTCCGTACATGCCAATGAATGGCTGACGACACCATGTTTACTGCGTTTTGTAGAGCGATATGCGCAAGGAGTCTACAGTACGAATGGAGATAAAGGGGGGGAGCATCATGACAAGCGAGAGGGTCAAAGCGAGGCTCCTCCATGGATATATCGAGTTTCTCCACAAACTTGGCTATACCGTACTTCTTTATGGGTAGTGCCCATGGTCAATCCAGATGGGGTGGAACTGGTTCAACAAGGTGTCCTTCCGTCTCATCCCCTGTACCATGACTTAAGAAAGTGGAATGAAGGCCGTGCTGATTATCGTGGATGGAAGGCTAACATTCGCGGTGTGGACCTTAACGATCAGTTTCCGGCGTATTGGGAGGAAGAGGTACGCAGACGCGGTAAAACAAGCCCGTCCAGAAGGGATTATGCGGGTCCTGCGCCTTTGTCTGAGCCGGAGGCTAAAGCGCTTGTCGATCTGACGGAGCGGGAACAGTTTGATATGGTGTTGTCTATACACAGTCAGGGACAGGAAATCTATTGGAATTATCGGGATTTGGAGCCAAAGGAGAGCCGGGATTGGGCATCACGGCTGGCGGCTGCAACAGGATACCGGGCGGTAAAGCTGGGGGGCAGCGATGCGGGATATAAGGACTGGTTTATACAGCAATTTGGAAAACCGGGTTTTACCGTTGAAGTCGGGCTGGGTGTAAATCCGCTGCCTATGCGTGATTATGACGATATTGCAGCAGAAGTGGGGATGTTAATGGCAGCAGTGCTGTCATGGTAA
- a CDS encoding Dabb family protein, whose amino-acid sequence MIKHIVLFKLKDRSSESIEHTASILRSMNGKIKELLSLEVGTDVIRSERSYDISLTAVVETLEDLQTYQVHPVHQEIIVHMNEVKDVSIAVDYEI is encoded by the coding sequence ATGATTAAACATATTGTTTTGTTCAAATTGAAAGACCGCTCCTCTGAAAGCATTGAGCATACGGCATCCATTTTGCGCAGCATGAACGGTAAAATCAAAGAACTTCTGTCACTTGAAGTAGGTACGGATGTGATTCGTTCGGAACGATCTTATGATATTTCCCTTACAGCTGTAGTCGAAACACTGGAGGACTTGCAAACGTATCAGGTACACCCTGTGCATCAGGAGATCATTGTACACATGAATGAAGTGAAGGATGTATCAATCGCAGTTGATTATGAAATTTGA
- a CDS encoding THUMP domain-containing class I SAM-dependent RNA methyltransferase translates to MTQLQLIATAPMGLEAVVARELRELGYEDLTVENGRVVFSGDYMDICRCNLWLRTSDRVLIKMGEFSATTFDELFEGTKALPWQDWIPVDGEFPVEGRSHKSQLSSVPASQGIVKKAIVEKLKETYHTDWFAEDGPRYVIEVILLNDRALLTLDTTGPGLHKRGYRKLVTEAPLKETMASALIQLSRWTPDRPFYDPCCGSGTLLVEAAMQAWNIAPGLRRTFNSEDWPVIGRELWDQARDEAMDLTRDDIPFEIAGSDIDPAAIEVAEAAVKAAGFAKDISLKIMPVTKVRLEGQYGVMITNPPYGERLSEQSEVEKLIRSLARTAAEMKTWSFFAISSTKQFEHYWGRKADKRRKLFNGRIECQYYQYLGPLPPRRKDTPLSQS, encoded by the coding sequence ATGACTCAACTGCAACTAATTGCAACTGCGCCGATGGGACTCGAAGCTGTCGTGGCTCGGGAGCTCAGAGAGCTCGGATACGAAGACCTGACCGTCGAGAATGGTCGTGTCGTTTTTTCCGGGGATTATATGGATATATGCCGGTGTAACCTGTGGCTACGCACATCAGACCGCGTTCTTATTAAAATGGGTGAATTTTCCGCAACCACCTTCGATGAGCTATTTGAGGGTACCAAAGCTTTGCCATGGCAGGATTGGATTCCTGTGGATGGTGAATTTCCTGTAGAAGGACGTTCGCACAAATCACAGCTTAGTAGCGTACCAGCCAGTCAGGGAATCGTCAAGAAGGCGATTGTGGAAAAGCTCAAGGAAACCTATCACACGGATTGGTTTGCCGAGGACGGCCCTCGTTACGTCATAGAGGTCATTCTCTTAAATGACCGTGCATTGCTCACGCTCGATACGACGGGCCCGGGACTGCACAAGCGCGGCTACCGCAAGCTCGTGACAGAGGCTCCGCTCAAAGAGACGATGGCTTCCGCTCTTATTCAGCTTAGCCGCTGGACTCCGGATCGACCATTCTATGACCCGTGCTGCGGTTCCGGTACTCTGCTGGTAGAAGCAGCAATGCAGGCATGGAATATTGCCCCGGGATTGAGACGTACCTTTAACTCGGAAGACTGGCCTGTCATTGGTCGCGAGCTATGGGATCAGGCTCGCGACGAAGCGATGGATTTGACCCGCGATGACATTCCTTTCGAGATTGCAGGCAGCGATATTGACCCGGCTGCCATCGAAGTCGCTGAGGCAGCTGTAAAGGCGGCAGGCTTCGCTAAAGATATCTCCCTAAAGATAATGCCTGTAACGAAAGTCAGACTTGAAGGCCAATATGGTGTGATGATTACCAATCCACCTTATGGTGAGAGATTGAGCGAGCAATCCGAGGTGGAAAAGCTGATCCGTTCACTCGCACGCACGGCAGCGGAAATGAAGACATGGTCCTTCTTTGCTATCAGCTCCACCAAGCAATTCGAGCACTATTGGGGACGCAAAGCTGATAAGAGACGCAAGCTGTTTAATGGCCGGATCGAATGCCAATACTATCAGTATCTGGGCCCTCTACCGCCGCGCCGCAAAGATACTCCGCTGTCGCAGTCTTAA
- a CDS encoding phage holin family protein, translating into MNINPAMFSMFCATTGAIITFAFGGWNQLMVLFTVAMAVDYVTGVAAAIKTGQGLSSKAGFWGLTRKALMLMVISLAHHMDLLMGTEIMKGAATYFYLSNELISITENCSRMGLPLPPKLKNFFALLKDKESGGKDGGKDR; encoded by the coding sequence ATGAATATTAACCCGGCTATGTTTAGTATGTTTTGTGCCACCACAGGTGCCATTATAACATTTGCATTTGGCGGCTGGAATCAGTTGATGGTGCTGTTCACAGTTGCGATGGCTGTTGATTATGTGACAGGAGTTGCCGCAGCCATTAAGACCGGACAAGGCTTGAGTAGCAAAGCCGGTTTTTGGGGGTTGACGAGGAAGGCTTTGATGCTCATGGTGATTTCTTTGGCACATCATATGGATCTCCTGATGGGTACTGAAATCATGAAAGGGGCGGCGACGTATTTTTATTTATCCAACGAATTGATCTCTATTACAGAAAACTGCTCACGCATGGGTTTGCCGCTTCCACCGAAGCTTAAGAATTTTTTTGCTCTGCTGAAGGACAAGGAGTCTGGTGGGAAAGATGGTGGAAAAGATCGCTAG
- the racE gene encoding glutamate racemase — protein MQQAIAILDSGVGGLTVVKEVMRQLPREKIIYFGDTARTPYGPRPSEEVKKFTEQMVDFLIQFDPKVIIIACNTATAAALDYISQKVSIPVIGVIHPGARAAISATATGHVGVIGTVGTIRSGAYTAALKQLSPYVDVLSHACPALVPLVEQGLFRSDTTSKVVEESLRPIQAYPIDCLILGCTHYPFLKETIQEVIGPNVKLISSADETARETSTILYNKGKLEAGDETPVHQLFCSGDPEMFQSIAAQWLGEQIRQTPVVWQVTNLD, from the coding sequence GTGCAGCAAGCGATTGCAATATTGGATTCCGGTGTAGGAGGTCTGACGGTTGTTAAAGAAGTCATGCGTCAGCTTCCACGGGAAAAAATCATTTATTTTGGAGACACTGCGCGCACCCCGTATGGGCCCCGGCCATCGGAAGAAGTTAAGAAATTTACAGAGCAAATGGTTGATTTTCTGATTCAATTTGATCCGAAAGTCATTATTATTGCCTGCAACACGGCTACAGCCGCGGCATTGGATTATATTAGCCAAAAGGTATCCATTCCGGTGATCGGAGTCATCCACCCTGGGGCACGTGCTGCAATCAGCGCAACAGCCACCGGGCATGTCGGGGTGATTGGGACTGTCGGTACGATTCGAAGCGGAGCCTATACGGCTGCGTTGAAGCAACTATCCCCCTATGTAGACGTGTTGAGCCATGCCTGCCCTGCTCTCGTTCCTTTGGTAGAACAGGGACTGTTTCGCTCAGACACGACATCAAAGGTCGTAGAGGAGTCGTTGAGGCCGATTCAAGCGTACCCGATTGATTGTTTGATTCTCGGTTGCACGCATTATCCTTTTTTGAAGGAAACGATTCAGGAAGTGATAGGCCCAAACGTGAAGCTGATTAGTTCAGCAGACGAAACGGCCCGTGAGACGAGTACGATTTTGTATAACAAGGGCAAGTTAGAGGCCGGGGATGAAACCCCTGTGCATCAGCTTTTTTGTTCCGGTGATCCGGAAATGTTCCAGAGCATTGCCGCACAGTGGCTTGGGGAGCAAATTCGTCAAACGCCTGTCGTTTGGCAGGTCACCAATCTGGATTGA
- a CDS encoding polysaccharide deacetylase: MKFLKVRWMAVCLMAICCLGLLGIHTNTASAQAKAPLLGVNDVLLDSNTIRPVMENNKLYVPIVTLSQKMGISTSVSGRTLQLTGHNRSFTLDVTNGDVFERGGRTMVPIRTLADAFGFTITIPSTHVYRIQNANASLSDTQFLNKFAAEIKQYAAVKPGKASNAGTKGNTSPSSRTIYLSFDDGPTAHTSQLLDILDKYNAKATFFMLGPEIRQHSTVMKRMVEAGHGLGLHGMTHQVKKIYASPAAALAEMNQDNEILFQATGQRTSLIRTPYGSKPYLNKAFRDQLTGAGYHIWDWNVDSNDWRYTKNPEHFEQTVLSDIRRLTKQGRTPVVLMHDKPSTIKVLPQIMAALQKEGYSFEPLNGNLTPLNFWNDHH; the protein is encoded by the coding sequence ATGAAGTTTTTGAAGGTAAGATGGATGGCTGTATGTTTGATGGCAATCTGTTGTTTGGGTCTGTTGGGCATACATACGAACACGGCAAGTGCGCAAGCGAAGGCTCCTTTGCTGGGGGTCAATGATGTATTACTGGATTCTAATACGATTCGGCCCGTGATGGAAAATAACAAGCTGTATGTACCTATCGTTACATTAAGTCAAAAGATGGGGATTTCCACTTCGGTCAGCGGCCGTACATTGCAGTTGACGGGACATAATCGCAGCTTTACGCTGGATGTGACCAATGGTGATGTTTTTGAGCGGGGAGGGCGTACGATGGTGCCGATTCGCACATTGGCGGATGCCTTCGGTTTTACCATCACGATACCTTCAACCCATGTGTACCGGATTCAGAATGCGAATGCGAGCTTGTCCGATACACAATTTTTGAACAAATTTGCCGCAGAAATTAAACAGTATGCAGCTGTGAAGCCAGGCAAAGCTAGCAATGCAGGAACTAAGGGGAACACTTCCCCGTCGAGCCGTACGATTTATTTGAGCTTCGATGACGGTCCTACAGCCCATACTTCACAGCTGTTGGATATCTTGGATAAATATAATGCCAAGGCGACTTTCTTCATGTTGGGACCGGAAATTCGTCAACATAGTACAGTTATGAAGAGAATGGTAGAGGCGGGTCATGGTTTGGGCTTGCACGGGATGACGCACCAGGTGAAGAAAATCTATGCTTCTCCGGCAGCGGCGCTTGCAGAAATGAATCAGGATAATGAGATTTTATTCCAGGCAACAGGGCAACGCACTTCTTTAATTCGTACGCCTTATGGCAGCAAACCGTATTTGAATAAAGCATTCCGTGATCAGCTGACGGGTGCAGGCTATCATATTTGGGATTGGAATGTAGATTCCAACGATTGGCGTTATACCAAAAATCCAGAGCATTTTGAACAGACTGTTCTGAGTGATATTAGAAGATTGACAAAACAAGGCAGAACTCCAGTCGTTCTTATGCATGATAAGCCGTCTACAATCAAGGTGCTTCCACAAATCATGGCAGCTTTGCAGAAAGAAGGCTATTCGTTCGAACCGTTGAATGGCAATTTGACTCCGCTTAATTTTTGGAATGATCATCATTAA
- a CDS encoding helix-turn-helix transcriptional regulator, with protein sequence MTDKYIVPEMPTRRMIMTLLKTQGPVGVGSLAAQLGITEMGVRRHLKLMEQDGFIVATVVRQAMGRPTFLYSLSEQGSEQFPRNYDHLLLELLEELDEEQGMEAVYSLFDGRKRKMMKRYAPQIEREATLASRVEKLSGIQNASGYMAEWREEEDGSYSIVEYNCPIFQIAGRYRKACECEQQMFEELLDAEVVREDCLADGGRCCLYRIRSRKM encoded by the coding sequence GTGACGGATAAGTATATCGTACCCGAAATGCCCACCAGGCGCATGATTATGACACTATTGAAAACCCAGGGGCCTGTGGGCGTCGGAAGCTTGGCAGCTCAATTGGGCATCACCGAAATGGGGGTGCGCAGGCATCTCAAATTGATGGAGCAGGATGGATTCATCGTTGCTACAGTAGTGCGGCAGGCGATGGGACGTCCGACGTTTTTGTACAGTCTGAGTGAGCAGGGAAGTGAGCAGTTTCCCCGGAATTATGATCATTTGTTGCTGGAGCTGCTGGAGGAACTGGATGAAGAGCAGGGAATGGAAGCTGTTTACTCTCTATTTGACGGCAGAAAACGCAAAATGATGAAGCGTTACGCCCCTCAGATAGAGCGCGAGGCCACGCTGGCTTCACGTGTGGAAAAGCTTTCCGGTATCCAGAACGCTTCCGGTTATATGGCGGAGTGGCGGGAAGAAGAGGACGGAAGCTACTCTATTGTGGAATACAATTGTCCGATTTTCCAAATTGCAGGCCGTTACCGCAAGGCTTGTGAATGTGAGCAGCAAATGTTCGAGGAGCTGCTTGATGCCGAAGTTGTCCGTGAGGATTGCTTGGCGGATGGAGGGCGTTGCTGCCTGTACCGTATCCGATCCCGAAAAATGTAG
- a CDS encoding DUF1450 domain-containing protein has protein sequence MANDIRVCDECNHIRLKTILPKLQKMAPDAEIKIGCKSYCGPCGKRAFVYVNGRYISAATEDEVLEKAARFIK, from the coding sequence ATGGCCAATGATATTCGCGTATGTGATGAATGCAATCATATTCGCTTGAAAACGATTCTGCCCAAGCTGCAAAAGATGGCACCGGATGCGGAGATCAAAATCGGTTGCAAATCGTATTGCGGTCCTTGTGGAAAGCGGGCGTTTGTATATGTGAACGGACGTTATATAAGTGCAGCTACAGAGGATGAGGTATTGGAGAAGGCTGCACGTTTTATAAAATAA
- a CDS encoding heme biosynthesis protein HemY, with product MNCKITRNAAKVLKLELDKEENQGKSLRVVITHSHGDHAHYGLDLDTPKETDTVVSTDKGIDVILENGQPLLDGVKIDYLYFPEEGFVITNPSQGNHGDH from the coding sequence ATGAATTGCAAAATTACTCGCAACGCAGCTAAAGTATTGAAGCTTGAATTGGATAAAGAAGAAAACCAAGGGAAGAGCCTGCGCGTTGTCATTACTCATTCCCATGGAGACCATGCTCATTACGGGCTGGATTTGGACACGCCTAAAGAAACAGATACCGTCGTATCTACAGATAAAGGCATTGATGTTATTTTGGAAAACGGCCAGCCGCTGCTGGATGGTGTAAAAATTGATTACTTGTACTTTCCCGAAGAAGGCTTTGTCATTACTAACCCTTCCCAAGGTAATCACGGCGACCACTAA
- a CDS encoding DUF86 domain-containing protein, with translation MYYVNREQIELRLGAVPDIVAGLRRISAAWNGDLLQGLVQERCLHLAIETVTDVGSYIIDGFIMRDASSYEDIIGIIHEEGVMDDTVFNPLMELVVLRKPLVQEYFHWDRTSLHPLTPELPELLERFASSVHDYLNKELGPQPEGV, from the coding sequence TTGTATTATGTCAACCGGGAGCAAATTGAGCTTCGACTAGGGGCCGTTCCCGACATTGTAGCAGGACTCCGCCGCATATCGGCCGCTTGGAACGGAGATTTGTTGCAGGGGCTGGTGCAGGAGCGCTGCCTTCATCTGGCGATTGAAACGGTGACGGATGTAGGAAGCTATATCATTGACGGATTTATTATGCGCGATGCCAGCAGCTATGAGGATATTATCGGTATCATTCATGAAGAGGGCGTAATGGATGATACCGTGTTTAATCCTCTGATGGAGCTGGTAGTCTTGCGGAAACCCTTGGTGCAGGAGTATTTCCATTGGGACCGGACAAGCCTTCATCCGCTTACACCTGAGCTGCCCGAGCTATTGGAGCGTTTTGCATCCAGTGTGCATGACTACTTAAATAAGGAATTGGGTCCGCAGCCCGAGGGAGTGTAA
- a CDS encoding YtxH domain-containing protein, which produces MKEYHKSFIRGAVAGSIAGSLAALLFAPKSGRDLRQDIKDQARLVSDKGQELAGKITDASIEYTDKIKDTASAVIHEIGQFRKKSEVLPEVSISSAPLQEDTKKDSL; this is translated from the coding sequence ATGAAAGAATACCACAAAAGCTTTATCCGTGGTGCGGTGGCAGGTAGCATTGCCGGTTCACTCGCTGCGCTGCTGTTTGCCCCCAAGTCAGGTCGTGATCTGCGTCAGGACATAAAGGATCAGGCCCGTCTTGTCAGTGATAAAGGGCAGGAACTGGCGGGGAAAATTACAGACGCCTCTATTGAGTATACCGATAAAATTAAGGATACGGCCTCAGCGGTCATTCATGAAATCGGGCAATTTCGTAAAAAAAGTGAAGTTCTTCCTGAAGTCAGCATTTCATCCGCTCCTCTTCAAGAAGATACGAAAAAGGATTCTCTGTAA